A section of the Paenibacillus aurantius genome encodes:
- a CDS encoding AAA family ATPase: MFEISELMLFSMDGEIYTYKFKSGINYFKGKNSSGKTEFYSFIDFMFGSSEDIRKKPWYVDSLKKATMVFEIDNIKYCISRTREPNQNYLYYFGENEPDAIDLREYKDKLNSIFARDINLLRDIRNFTDEELTYRTFTMFNFLGEKRQGAIHDFLDKCSDVRYSVKLAPVLNFIFNNNLEKIYELQNELEVLLAELREIEMNAAKYDFVINQVNKNLQKLGGNIWYTGKNADDIRKFLITIKSMQNINKKKSERNIADLEVMYNNISEQIKIYENSLSDAKQFEKDNVNRKLLLSKLETLITENEGFNYLIDPLKNLLWQIDNTISFSNYVISDNTIKELRKQREELRSAMKRNDSRFEMYTLEEKSKSIAMIEDYLTTDVRNLDEELKEKRKRVKKIREELKLLQASDDTKKIKEISELITNLYYSAKDISSVVEDDMNQEGFKIQYIKRGNILQPMVTKAVDGETNIKKEVNYYIGSMARHTLIQLCGYLAFLNFLIRDNRYPLIPILVIDHISKPFDEKNCKAIGRVISEAYESIGKDNLQIFMFDNKQFESLSIEPSHFEDLVNQSKSGFNPFFVSFTTENESDEITDDL; this comes from the coding sequence ATGTTTGAAATAAGCGAATTAATGCTGTTTAGCATGGATGGCGAAATATATACCTACAAGTTTAAGTCGGGAATAAATTACTTCAAAGGAAAAAACAGTTCAGGTAAGACTGAGTTTTATAGTTTTATAGATTTTATGTTTGGATCATCTGAAGATATTAGGAAAAAACCTTGGTATGTGGACTCTCTCAAGAAAGCCACTATGGTATTTGAAATTGATAATATAAAGTATTGTATTTCGAGAACCAGAGAGCCAAATCAGAATTATTTGTATTACTTCGGAGAGAACGAGCCAGATGCTATAGATTTAAGAGAATATAAAGATAAATTGAACTCCATTTTTGCTCGAGACATTAATTTATTAAGAGACATTCGGAATTTTACTGATGAAGAATTAACTTATAGGACATTCACAATGTTTAATTTTCTTGGTGAAAAAAGACAAGGAGCAATACATGATTTTTTAGATAAATGTAGTGATGTAAGATATTCTGTCAAGTTAGCTCCGGTCCTAAACTTCATCTTTAACAATAACTTAGAAAAAATATATGAATTGCAGAATGAGCTAGAAGTCTTACTGGCTGAGCTTAGAGAGATAGAAATGAACGCTGCTAAATATGACTTTGTTATAAACCAAGTCAACAAAAACCTCCAAAAATTAGGGGGTAATATTTGGTATACCGGCAAGAATGCGGATGACATACGGAAATTCTTAATCACAATAAAAAGTATGCAGAATATAAATAAAAAAAAGAGTGAAAGAAATATCGCCGATTTGGAAGTCATGTATAACAATATTTCGGAACAAATAAAGATATATGAAAACAGTTTGTCCGATGCAAAGCAATTTGAAAAAGATAATGTAAACAGAAAACTACTATTAAGCAAACTAGAAACGTTAATAACCGAAAATGAAGGATTTAACTATTTAATAGATCCTCTAAAAAATCTACTGTGGCAAATTGATAATACAATTTCATTTAGCAATTATGTAATAAGTGATAACACTATAAAGGAATTGAGAAAACAGAGAGAAGAGCTAAGAAGTGCAATGAAGAGAAATGATTCTCGGTTTGAAATGTATACACTAGAAGAAAAGTCCAAATCAATTGCAATGATTGAAGATTATCTTACGACAGATGTACGTAATTTAGATGAGGAATTAAAAGAGAAAAGAAAACGAGTTAAGAAAATACGTGAAGAATTAAAGCTGCTACAAGCTTCCGATGATACTAAAAAAATAAAAGAAATTTCCGAATTGATAACAAATCTATATTACTCTGCTAAAGATATATCATCAGTAGTTGAAGATGATATGAATCAAGAAGGATTTAAAATTCAATATATTAAACGGGGCAACATTTTACAACCGATGGTAACTAAAGCTGTGGATGGCGAAACAAATATAAAAAAGGAAGTCAACTATTACATTGGTAGTATGGCAAGACATACTCTTATTCAGCTATGTGGGTATTTAGCTTTCCTAAATTTTTTGATAAGGGATAACAGATATCCATTGATACCCATACTCGTTATTGATCATATATCAAAACCATTTGATGAAAAAAATTGTAAAGCTATAGGAAGAGTGATTTCAGAAGCTTATGAAAGCATAGGAAAGGATAATCTTCAGATTTTTATGTTTGATAATAAGCAATTTGAAAGTTTATCAATAGAACCAAGCCATTTTGAAGATTTAGTAAATCAAAGCAAATCAGGGTTTAATCCATTTTTTGTATCATTTACAACTGAAAACGAAAGCGACGAAATAACCGATGATTTATAA
- a CDS encoding McrC family protein: MKHLVAIECSGSLPISTHSQEGVTPEEADELAAYVRQQGLDEEGIVFTRHEVRFMNYVGFIQLSSCSVEVLPKVTGNDPAHSRRVLLRMLQRSGFLDFHESQVSQLKLERMNLMEIIGYLFTYQLTREMRKGIYRTYQSEQGELHLVRGKIDMNRQLRREAMMQGGVSCLYDEFQINHPLNQVFMAALLLVISRCKYTETRKAAASCLALLDGVTSVTTNQALMGRVHFDRTNRRFQPCFTLAKLLISQSAPVPTPGSSRSSSILFKMNDLFEAYVSYLARKVCNRVTVKDRTHKLLVQAGSNRGVFQLEPDLLLENLSGQTVIVDTKWKLLHSSRARHGVQRQDFYQMYAYLTRYKDVGSVILLYPHHEGVHASGECLESWHLEGNPNKWLKVYTIDYENEYKAGRDLQQLINA, encoded by the coding sequence ATGAAGCATCTTGTAGCCATAGAATGCAGCGGCTCACTTCCGATATCCACGCATTCTCAGGAGGGGGTTACCCCCGAAGAGGCGGATGAGCTGGCCGCTTACGTCCGTCAGCAAGGGCTGGACGAGGAAGGGATAGTCTTTACTCGGCATGAAGTTCGTTTTATGAACTATGTAGGTTTTATCCAGTTAAGCTCTTGTTCCGTCGAGGTGCTGCCGAAGGTTACAGGAAATGACCCTGCGCATTCCAGACGAGTGCTTCTGCGCATGCTACAGCGGTCCGGGTTTCTAGATTTTCATGAAAGTCAGGTCAGTCAGCTGAAATTAGAACGAATGAACCTGATGGAAATAATAGGTTATCTTTTTACTTACCAACTCACACGCGAAATGCGAAAGGGCATCTACCGCACGTATCAAAGTGAACAAGGCGAGCTCCATCTCGTACGTGGGAAAATTGATATGAATCGTCAGCTTCGTCGTGAGGCCATGATGCAGGGCGGGGTTAGCTGTTTGTATGATGAGTTTCAAATAAACCATCCGCTAAATCAAGTGTTTATGGCTGCCCTTCTGCTGGTAATATCTCGTTGCAAGTACACAGAGACTCGAAAAGCGGCGGCAAGTTGTTTGGCCTTACTAGATGGGGTTACCTCAGTCACTACTAACCAAGCTCTTATGGGCCGGGTACATTTTGACAGAACAAACCGGCGATTTCAACCCTGTTTTACATTAGCTAAGCTTTTAATCAGTCAATCAGCACCAGTACCAACACCAGGTTCTAGCAGGAGCAGTTCCATTCTGTTTAAGATGAATGATTTATTCGAAGCCTATGTTTCCTATCTAGCACGAAAGGTTTGTAACCGAGTAACCGTCAAGGACCGAACTCACAAGCTGTTGGTACAGGCTGGTTCGAACCGAGGGGTCTTCCAGCTTGAGCCGGATTTGCTTTTAGAGAATCTTTCCGGCCAAACGGTGATCGTGGACACCAAGTGGAAGCTCCTCCATTCTTCCAGAGCGAGACATGGGGTACAAAGGCAGGATTTTTATCAAATGTACGCCTATCTGACGAGGTATAAGGATGTAGGAAGCGTTATTCTGTTGTATCCACATCATGAAGGAGTTCATGCAAGTGGAGAATGTTTAGAATCGTGGCACCTGGAGGGTAACCCCAACAAGTGGCTTAAGGTCTATACCATAGATTACGAGAATGAATATAAGGCTGGGAGGGACTTACAACAGCTCATAAATGCATAA
- a CDS encoding McrB family protein — protein MNIQQIEEALSISDTALRCQRVLDEVQPVLRQLMDDFKNKHEAEVPKLLDYSVNTYEVTLRTTMHDARNPNYAEQKRNSDIGKKAWIELADKSYSFQTEFWVLNLGFYGPERKCKIVLPTNFYPLWEAIRTKGNEKEFAKVIESLPEEIEIQTSDKDIFLNKDELIPFLQKCVSEKKKPWFYFGTFIDFDNLVSSEQILDLMWTTWNRMKPIKDYLEQETSRHALSLRMLHALHEHQDPVSLKLYGRTYEIKFEEVFKNKSYQRRQNFGIYDKGQLVTDGALAGYRREPNEAVGIFVNGAGFIFSNLRNLHGDGCVKWKITKSFRHHKKESEDVNKATQQRAMEALEVHGFNLEGNTFTVGTWDNVNLQFVEPSGEIKRRFIAAAVLFAESTGMINLPKDAQISESNVMITDETEAELEGELFEHDFDLSSIISNIQGSGLTYSQAIIRDFHLNLVCLEDKHFVILNGISGTGKTKLCLLYANAVYGKPLDAVNPYLKVIPVRPDWTDSTSLFGYYSALEKRYVRTPFLNAVLQAIQEGKPMFIVLDEMNLARVEYYLSDYLSAIESRQSVRLHTEDHITDVPKELHIPNNLYVIGTINVDETTHSISDKVLDRAFVMTLSDVDLDQFWELVGTKYRTVLQSEWVLMKQLHEKLSHFDLHFGYRTMNEIIRKLYANFQLPEEIRLNKAEAVDRVIAEKVLPKIRGDERVEPLLEQLVEWTNSSFGDHSVSLAHLKRMKGELDRYGATQFWR, from the coding sequence ATGAACATCCAACAAATAGAAGAAGCCCTCTCAATTTCTGATACAGCGTTACGTTGTCAGCGGGTACTCGATGAAGTACAACCGGTACTTAGACAATTGATGGATGACTTTAAAAATAAACATGAGGCGGAAGTACCTAAACTTTTGGACTATAGCGTCAATACCTACGAGGTAACGCTTAGAACAACCATGCACGATGCGCGAAATCCAAATTATGCGGAACAAAAGCGGAATTCGGATATCGGTAAAAAAGCGTGGATTGAATTAGCGGACAAAAGCTATTCCTTCCAAACAGAGTTTTGGGTACTTAATCTTGGCTTTTACGGTCCTGAAAGAAAGTGTAAGATTGTACTCCCAACCAATTTTTATCCGTTATGGGAAGCCATCCGGACTAAAGGAAATGAGAAGGAATTTGCTAAAGTAATCGAATCTCTACCTGAAGAAATAGAAATCCAAACTTCGGATAAGGACATCTTTTTGAATAAAGATGAACTCATCCCATTCCTTCAAAAGTGCGTGTCCGAGAAGAAAAAACCATGGTTCTATTTTGGTACGTTTATTGATTTTGATAATCTCGTATCCTCGGAGCAGATTCTGGATTTGATGTGGACGACGTGGAACCGGATGAAACCGATAAAAGACTATTTAGAGCAAGAGACGTCAAGACACGCGCTCTCCTTGAGAATGCTGCATGCGTTGCATGAGCATCAAGATCCAGTATCGCTAAAGCTCTACGGCCGAACCTATGAAATTAAATTCGAAGAGGTTTTCAAAAACAAGTCTTATCAGCGGCGCCAGAACTTCGGAATTTATGACAAAGGACAGCTGGTCACGGACGGAGCTTTGGCGGGCTACCGAAGAGAACCGAATGAAGCAGTGGGGATCTTCGTTAATGGTGCCGGTTTTATTTTTTCAAATCTGCGCAACCTGCATGGAGATGGCTGTGTAAAATGGAAAATTACGAAGAGTTTTAGACATCACAAAAAAGAAAGTGAAGATGTCAATAAGGCCACGCAGCAAAGGGCGATGGAGGCACTTGAGGTCCATGGCTTTAACCTGGAAGGAAATACGTTTACCGTAGGAACATGGGATAATGTAAATTTGCAATTTGTGGAGCCCAGCGGAGAAATAAAACGGAGATTTATTGCAGCAGCTGTCCTTTTCGCTGAAAGCACCGGAATGATTAACCTACCAAAAGATGCTCAGATTTCTGAAAGCAATGTAATGATTACTGATGAAACTGAGGCAGAACTGGAAGGGGAGTTATTCGAGCATGACTTTGATCTGTCCAGCATCATCAGCAACATTCAGGGAAGCGGACTTACGTATAGCCAAGCGATCATACGTGATTTCCATCTGAATTTAGTATGCTTGGAAGATAAGCACTTTGTCATTTTGAATGGAATCTCAGGTACAGGAAAAACAAAGCTATGTCTGCTGTACGCAAATGCAGTATACGGAAAACCACTTGACGCGGTAAATCCATATTTAAAAGTGATCCCGGTCAGGCCTGACTGGACGGATTCCACATCCTTGTTTGGCTATTACAGTGCCTTGGAAAAGAGATATGTACGCACCCCCTTCCTAAATGCAGTTCTTCAGGCCATCCAAGAGGGGAAGCCGATGTTTATTGTTCTGGATGAAATGAATCTGGCTCGAGTTGAATACTATTTGAGCGATTATTTAAGTGCAATTGAATCAAGACAGTCCGTACGGTTGCATACCGAAGACCATATAACGGATGTTCCAAAGGAGCTGCACATCCCTAATAACTTATACGTTATTGGGACAATTAACGTGGATGAAACGACTCACAGTATCTCGGATAAAGTATTGGACCGAGCTTTTGTCATGACGTTATCGGATGTCGACCTGGATCAATTTTGGGAATTGGTAGGTACAAAATATAGGACAGTTCTGCAAAGTGAATGGGTATTAATGAAGCAGCTTCATGAAAAGCTAAGCCACTTTGATCTCCATTTCGGATATCGCACGATGAATGAAATCATTCGTAAGTTGTACGCCAATTTTCAGTTGCCCGAGGAAATCCGTTTGAATAAAGCAGAAGCCGTCGATCGTGTAATCGCAGAGAAGGTATTGCCGAAGATAAGGGGAGACGAACGGGTTGAGCCCCTACTTGAGCAATTGGTGGAGTGGACAAATTCCTCTTTTGGTGACCATTCCGTTTCGCTAGCGCATTTGAAACGCATGAAGGGGGAACTGGATCGTTATGGTGCCACCCAGTTCTGGAGATAG
- a CDS encoding AAA family ATPase, translating to MKEQILNRARLGIVNRQYIMGTETRYYILTIKIDSHHYYVIVLDSGAEIAQTEVQGKLEAAKKQGVRLLFQENPTVSTTSVTLVHYKDDRPNGRPWQKDSELVLKQLMALESSQSTGQFNQAFMDESLACFHQFRLQNEQKYLVQERNPKTTFISAIGPILRGIKQDATKAINQLVGIISGEDKEHNIRPFLQKILGGYIWLDDFLVFLRYASSEKVSDFLLQLFEHGITKDVRLLLEDQYTLLFQAGKFAASKKKVETPNQLLALLLAAYSPEDYVLYKPNDYGVYVDRLGLTAPNNVVERYTLYNEVTHMILARAKKLGYNVQDLIDAYHVVYLLERYEEDRGGHQVVMKTKQPVNKILYGPPGTGKTYHVIYEALTILDPDLDNNLITDPSRRDEAVNLFNQYVESNQVTFCTFHQSFSYEEFVEGIRFNKEKNRYDVQDGVFKRLCNAARAATSDRKQTYNFDPENTRVFKMSLGNTATDDDEVYDYCISNNVIALGWGEHVDFTSCGNKQEIRRLYEAELPNENPYGVEFVERFKHWMRPGDIVVVSYGNKKARAIGKITGDYSYVADSPIAYHQFREVQWLFEDNEVLLPVQSILRDKVFSQQTVYMFNSQDLNMESIQNIISGDQAHQGKNQNYVLIIDEINRGNVSKIFGELITLIEADKRMGQNNELSITLPYSEERLRVPSNVHLLGTMNTADRSIALIDTALRRRFEFVEMLPDYAVLPTDVEGINIRLLLRTINDRIEYLYDRDHVIGHSYLIMDNPSILKYIYVIQNKVIPLLQEYFYEDWEQIELILGGAGKVGDSTYFLNREELLAPRIFKGRIGALEPNKSRYLVHYNPTKAALKRIYETATDSNGQDDLE from the coding sequence TTGAAGGAGCAGATTCTTAATCGAGCTCGTTTAGGTATTGTGAATCGACAATACATCATGGGGACAGAGACTCGGTACTATATTCTGACTATCAAGATAGATAGCCATCATTACTATGTGATAGTGCTAGATAGCGGTGCGGAGATTGCTCAGACTGAGGTTCAAGGCAAACTAGAGGCTGCAAAGAAACAAGGTGTTCGTCTTTTATTTCAGGAGAATCCGACGGTAAGTACCACAAGTGTGACCTTGGTTCATTACAAAGATGATAGGCCAAATGGCCGTCCGTGGCAAAAGGACAGTGAACTGGTATTGAAGCAGTTAATGGCCCTGGAGAGTAGTCAATCGACTGGACAATTCAACCAAGCCTTCATGGACGAATCGTTGGCTTGTTTCCACCAGTTCCGGCTGCAGAACGAACAGAAATATCTTGTGCAAGAGAGAAACCCAAAAACAACGTTCATTTCTGCTATTGGACCGATTCTTCGGGGAATAAAGCAAGATGCGACTAAGGCCATTAACCAACTGGTAGGAATCATCTCTGGGGAAGATAAGGAGCACAACATCCGTCCATTTCTTCAGAAAATTCTCGGGGGTTATATTTGGCTGGATGACTTCCTCGTCTTCTTGCGCTATGCAAGCTCTGAGAAGGTATCAGACTTCCTTCTGCAATTATTCGAACATGGCATAACCAAGGATGTTAGGCTGCTACTGGAGGATCAATATACCCTGTTGTTTCAGGCTGGTAAGTTCGCCGCATCGAAGAAGAAGGTGGAGACACCGAATCAGCTCCTGGCCCTTTTGTTAGCGGCCTATAGTCCAGAGGACTACGTTCTTTATAAACCCAATGATTACGGAGTCTATGTCGACCGACTGGGGCTTACAGCACCTAACAACGTGGTAGAGAGATATACCTTATATAATGAAGTTACCCACATGATCCTTGCCCGGGCAAAAAAGCTTGGGTATAACGTGCAAGACCTAATCGATGCTTATCATGTGGTATATTTACTCGAACGTTATGAAGAGGATAGGGGAGGTCATCAAGTAGTTATGAAAACTAAGCAACCGGTAAATAAGATCTTATATGGCCCTCCGGGCACCGGAAAAACTTATCATGTCATCTATGAGGCCCTGACAATATTAGATCCCGATCTCGATAATAATCTTATTACCGATCCTAGCCGTAGGGATGAGGCGGTTAATCTTTTTAACCAGTATGTTGAAAGTAATCAGGTCACCTTCTGCACGTTTCACCAATCCTTTAGTTATGAGGAATTCGTCGAAGGCATTCGCTTCAACAAAGAGAAGAACCGTTATGATGTTCAAGACGGTGTCTTCAAGAGGCTATGTAATGCCGCGCGTGCAGCTACGTCTGATCGGAAGCAGACTTATAACTTTGACCCAGAAAATACCCGTGTTTTCAAGATGTCACTTGGCAATACAGCAACGGATGACGACGAGGTATACGACTATTGTATTTCGAACAATGTGATTGCCCTTGGTTGGGGGGAGCATGTAGATTTCACGAGTTGTGGGAATAAGCAGGAAATTCGGCGATTGTATGAAGCTGAGCTGCCAAACGAAAATCCGTATGGGGTGGAGTTTGTAGAGAGGTTCAAACATTGGATGAGGCCAGGAGATATTGTAGTAGTTTCTTATGGCAATAAGAAAGCTAGGGCGATTGGCAAAATAACAGGGGATTACTCTTATGTGGCCGATTCCCCCATTGCCTACCATCAGTTCCGCGAAGTGCAATGGCTATTCGAAGATAACGAAGTGCTGCTTCCTGTTCAAAGTATCCTACGAGATAAGGTCTTCTCCCAACAAACAGTCTACATGTTCAACTCTCAAGACTTGAATATGGAAAGTATTCAAAACATAATCTCTGGGGATCAAGCACACCAGGGGAAAAACCAAAATTATGTCCTCATTATTGATGAGATTAACCGAGGTAACGTTTCTAAAATTTTTGGTGAGCTTATTACTCTAATTGAAGCAGACAAACGCATGGGACAGAATAACGAGCTCTCGATCACGCTGCCATATTCTGAGGAGCGTCTTCGGGTACCATCAAACGTTCACCTACTGGGAACGATGAATACCGCTGACCGGTCCATCGCCTTAATCGATACAGCTCTCCGGAGAAGATTTGAATTTGTTGAGATGCTACCTGATTATGCAGTGCTTCCAACCGATGTCGAGGGGATTAACATTAGGCTGCTGCTCCGGACCATTAACGACAGAATTGAGTACCTGTATGATCGAGACCATGTTATTGGACATTCTTATTTAATTATGGATAACCCTAGTATCCTGAAGTACATCTATGTAATTCAAAACAAGGTGATTCCTTTGCTTCAGGAATACTTCTATGAAGATTGGGAACAAATCGAATTGATTTTAGGAGGAGCGGGGAAAGTTGGAGACAGCACTTACTTCTTAAATAGAGAGGAACTACTGGCTCCGCGCATCTTTAAAGGTAGAATAGGAGCGCTCGAACCTAATAAAAGCCGATACCTGGTCCACTACAATCCGACAAAGGCAGCTTTAAAGCGAATTTATGAGACAGCGACAGATTCGAACGGACAGGATGACCTAGAATGA